The following are encoded in a window of Glandiceps talaboti chromosome 5, keGlaTala1.1, whole genome shotgun sequence genomic DNA:
- the LOC144435172 gene encoding D-beta-hydroxybutyrate dehydrogenase-like isoform X1 → MYSMRRISSSTVLRTLFMTNRGARSKTGDVSRIHQGKVALVTGSSDTGGIGFAIARSLAKRGCSIILSGIRDSDEMDSLRTELEGQYEVPAHYIKADLNVLAAINTLYDNVRHIYAEGVDILVNNAAILSIHPMEEFPLETWERDLRVNLTAPFYLTKLCLPNMKRKGWGRIVNISSLCGVRGSVQLASYCSAKHGLHGLTKVTALETLGSGVTSNAIAPGLTDTVMVREMIQTNAENWGVSLEEAKKRSVETYSLSGQLVEVDQIGELSAFLCSPAADQMTGSVYSIDAGFTAQ, encoded by the exons ATGTATTCCATGAGACGTATAAGCTCGTCAACGGTTTTGCGAACTTTGTTTATGACAAACAGAGGGGCTCGTTCGAAG ACGGGCGATGTATCCCGCATTCACCAGGGCAAAGTTGCCTTAGTCACCGGTTCAAGTGACACTGGAGGTATTGGCTTCGCTATAGCAAGGAGTCTGGCAAAGAGGGGATGTAGTATAATTCTAAGTGGTATTAGAGACAGCGATGAAATGGACTCTCTTAGGACAGAACTAGAAGG ACAATATGAAGTTCCAGCTCATTATATCAAAGCTGATTTGAACGTTCTTGCTGCAATCAATACATTATACGACAACGTCAGGCATATATATGCTGAAGGAGTGGACATACTTGTCAATAATGCAG CTATTCTTAGTATTCATCCAATGGAAGAGTTCCCACTGGAAACCTGGGAAAGAGACCTTCGAGTCAATTTGACTGCTCCATTTTATCTCACTAAACTATGTTTACCAAATATGAAACGGAAAG GGTGGGGAAGAATCGTCAACATTAGCTCATTGTGTGGTGTACGGGGATCTGTTCAACTTGCGTCCTATTGTTCAGCTAAACACGGATTACATGGTCTAACAAAG GTGACTGCACTAGAAACCCTTGGCAGTGGAGTGACTAGTAACGCCATAGCCCCTGGATTGACAGATACTGTTA TGGTTCGAGAAATGATCCAAACCAATGCTGAAAACTGGGGCGTATCTTTAGAAGAGGCAAAG AAAAGGTCAGTGGAGACCTATAGCCTTTCTGGTCAACTGGTTGAAGTCGATCAG ATTGGCGAGTTGTCAGCGTTCCTGTGTTCACCTGCAGCTGACCAGATGACCGGTTCGGTTTATTCTATAGATGCGGGGTTCACTGCGCAGTAA
- the LOC144435172 gene encoding D-beta-hydroxybutyrate dehydrogenase-like isoform X2: protein MYSMRRISSSTVLRTLFMTNRGARSKTGDVSRIHQGKVALVTGSSDTGGIGFAIARSLAKRGCSIILSGIRDSDEMDSLRTELEGQYEVPAHYIKADLNVLAAINTLYDDIKHIYAEGVDILVNNAGILSIHRMEEIPLETWERDLRVNLTAPFYLTKLSLPDMKRKGWGRIVNISSLCGVRGSVHLASYASAKHGLNGLTKVTALEALGSGVTSNAIAPAITDTVMVREMIQTNAKNWGVSLEEAKKRSLETFNPSGQMVELDQIGELSAFLCSPAADQMTGSVYYIDAGFTAQ, encoded by the exons ATGTATTCCATGAGACGTATAAGCTCGTCAACGGTTTTGCGAACTTTGTTTATGACAAACAGAGGGGCTCGTTCGAAG ACGGGCGATGTATCCCGCATTCACCAGGGCAAAGTTGCCTTAGTCACCGGTTCAAGTGACACTGGAGGTATTGGCTTCGCTATAGCAAGGAGTCTGGCAAAGAGGGGATGTAGTATAATTCTAAGTGGTATTAGAGACAGCGATGAAATGGACTCTCTTAGGACAGAACTAGAAGG ACAATATGAAGTTCCAGCTCATTACATCAAAGCTGATTTGAACGTTCTTGCTGCAATCAATACACTATACGACGACATCAAGCATATATATGCTGAAGGAGTGGACATACTTGTCAATAATGCAG GTATTCTTAGTATTCATCGAATGGAAGAGATACCATTGGAAACCTGGGAAAGAGACCTTCGAGTCAATCTGACTGCTCCATTTTATCTCACTAAACTAAGTTTACCAGATATGAAACGGAAAG GGTGGGGAAGAATCGTCAACATTAGCTCATTGTGTGGTGTACGGGGATCTGTTCATCTTGCTTCGTATGCTTCAGCTAAACATGGATTAAATGGTCTAACAAAG GTGACTGCACTAGAAGCTCTTGGCAGTGGAGTGACTAGTAACGCCATAGCTCCTGCTATAACAGATACTGTTA TGGTTCGAGAAATGATCCAAACCAATGCTAAAAACTGGGGCGTATCTTTAGAAGAGGCAAAG AAAAGGTCACTGGAGACGTTTAACCCTTCTGGTCAAATGGTTGAACTCGATCAG ATTGGCGAGTTGTCGGCGTTCCTGTGTTCACCTGCAGCTGACCAGATGACCGGATCGGTTTATTATATAGATGCGGGGTTCACTGCGCAGTAA
- the LOC144435172 gene encoding D-beta-hydroxybutyrate dehydrogenase-like isoform X3 has protein sequence MYSMRRISSSTVLRTLFMTNRGARSKTGDVSRIHQGKVALVTGSSDTGGIGFAIARSLAKRGCSIILSGIRDSDEMDSLRTELEGQYEVPAHYIKADLNVLAAINTLYDDIKHIYAEGVDILVNNAGILSIHRMEEIPLETWERDLRVNLTAPFYLTKLSLPDMKRKGWGRIVNISSLCGVRGSVHLASYASAKHGLNGLTKVTALEALGSGVTSNAIAPAITDTVMVREMIQTNAKNWGVSLEEAKVTGDV, from the exons ATGTATTCCATGAGACGTATAAGCTCGTCAACGGTTTTGCGAACTTTGTTTATGACAAACAGAGGGGCTCGTTCGAAG ACGGGCGATGTATCCCGCATTCACCAGGGCAAAGTTGCCTTAGTCACCGGTTCAAGTGACACTGGAGGTATTGGCTTCGCTATAGCAAGGAGTCTGGCAAAGAGGGGATGTAGTATAATTCTAAGTGGTATTAGAGACAGCGATGAAATGGACTCTCTTAGGACAGAACTAGAAGG ACAATATGAAGTTCCAGCTCATTACATCAAAGCTGATTTGAACGTTCTTGCTGCAATCAATACACTATACGACGACATCAAGCATATATATGCTGAAGGAGTGGACATACTTGTCAATAATGCAG GTATTCTTAGTATTCATCGAATGGAAGAGATACCATTGGAAACCTGGGAAAGAGACCTTCGAGTCAATCTGACTGCTCCATTTTATCTCACTAAACTAAGTTTACCAGATATGAAACGGAAAG GGTGGGGAAGAATCGTCAACATTAGCTCATTGTGTGGTGTACGGGGATCTGTTCATCTTGCTTCGTATGCTTCAGCTAAACATGGATTAAATGGTCTAACAAAG GTGACTGCACTAGAAGCTCTTGGCAGTGGAGTGACTAGTAACGCCATAGCTCCTGCTATAACAGATACTGTTA TGGTTCGAGAAATGATCCAAACCAATGCTAAAAACTGGGGCGTATCTTTAGAAGAGGCAAAG GTCACTGGAGACGTTTAA